One segment of Streptomyces sp. NA02950 DNA contains the following:
- the dxr gene encoding 1-deoxy-D-xylulose-5-phosphate reductoisomerase — MTESLADPHLRFPAAAAAAGALRDLVILGSTGSIGTQAIDVVLRNPDRFRVTGLSAAGGRAGLLAEQAHRLRVARVAVARQEAVPELREALAAHYGPGEPLPEILAGPDAATELARSQCHTVLNGITGSIGLAPTLAALEAGRVLALANKESLIVGGPLVRAVAKPGQIVPVDSEHSALFQALLGGSRQEVRKLVVTASGGPFRGRTKEELTSVTPDQALAHPTWDMGPVITINSATLVNKGLEVIEAHLLYDIPFERIEVVVHPQSYIHSMVEFTDGSTLAQASPPDMRMALALGIGWPERVPDAAPGCDWSKAHTWEFFPLDNEAFPSIGLARHVGSLGGTAPAVFNAANEECVDAFLDRKLPFNGIVDTVAEVVAEHGTPTAGTQLTVADVLEAESWARARARELAARAAKATPEARA, encoded by the coding sequence ATGACGGAATCCCTGGCTGACCCGCATCTGCGCTTCCCGGCGGCGGCCGCTGCCGCCGGGGCGCTGCGCGACCTCGTGATCCTGGGCTCCACCGGATCGATCGGCACCCAGGCCATCGACGTGGTGCTGCGCAACCCCGACCGCTTCCGGGTGACCGGCCTGTCCGCCGCCGGCGGGCGGGCCGGGCTGCTGGCCGAGCAGGCCCACCGGCTGCGGGTGGCCAGGGTCGCGGTGGCCCGGCAGGAGGCGGTGCCCGAGCTGCGCGAGGCGCTGGCCGCGCACTACGGCCCCGGTGAGCCGCTGCCGGAGATCCTGGCCGGGCCCGACGCGGCCACCGAGCTGGCCCGCTCCCAGTGCCACACCGTGCTCAACGGCATCACCGGCTCCATCGGCCTGGCGCCGACCCTGGCCGCCCTGGAGGCGGGCCGGGTCCTGGCGCTGGCCAACAAGGAGTCCCTCATCGTCGGCGGGCCGCTGGTGCGCGCCGTCGCCAAGCCCGGCCAGATCGTCCCCGTCGACTCCGAGCACTCCGCCCTCTTCCAGGCGCTGCTGGGCGGTTCCCGGCAGGAGGTGCGCAAGCTGGTCGTCACCGCCTCCGGCGGCCCCTTCCGCGGCCGGACGAAGGAGGAGCTGACCTCGGTCACACCCGATCAGGCGCTGGCCCACCCCACCTGGGACATGGGCCCGGTGATCACGATCAACTCCGCGACCCTCGTCAACAAGGGGCTGGAGGTGATCGAGGCCCATCTGCTGTACGACATTCCCTTCGAACGGATTGAGGTGGTCGTCCACCCGCAGTCGTATATCCACTCGATGGTTGAATTCACCGATGGCTCCACGCTCGCCCAGGCGAGCCCGCCCGATATGCGGATGGCCCTCGCGCTCGGCATCGGCTGGCCCGAGCGGGTGCCGGACGCCGCGCCCGGCTGCGACTGGTCCAAGGCCCACACCTGGGAGTTCTTCCCGCTGGACAACGAGGCGTTCCCCTCGATCGGCCTCGCCCGGCACGTCGGCTCCCTCGGCGGTACCGCGCCCGCCGTCTTCAACGCGGCGAACGAGGAGTGCGTGGACGCCTTCCTTGACCGGAAGCTGCCCTTCAACGGAATCGTCGATACGGTCGCGGAGGTGGTGGCGGAGCACGGCACCCCCACCGCGGGAACCCAGCTCACCGTCGCGGACGTCCTCGAGGCCGAGAGCTGGGCCCGTGCCCGCGCCCGTGAACTGGCCGCCCGAGCGGCGAAGGCGACCCCGGAGGCTCGCGCATGA
- a CDS encoding acyl-CoA dehydrogenase family protein: protein MTASSVRPVSEREARQVAEAAREQVWHKPSFAKELFLGRFRLDLIHPHPSPAPDDVRRGEAFLVKLREFCETRIDAARIERESRIPDETVNGLKEIGALGMKIDTKYGGMGLTQVYYNKALALAGSVSPAVGALLSAHQSIGVPQPLKLFGTQEQKDLFLPRCARTDISAFLLTEPDVGSDPARLATTAVPDGDDYILDGVKLWTTNGVVADLLVVMARVPRSEGHKGGITAFVVETAAEGVTVENRNAFMGLRGLENGVTRFHRVRVPAISRIGPEGAGLKIALTTLNTGRLSLPAMCAGAGKWCLKIAREWSAAREQWGKPIARHEAVGAKISFIAATTFALEAVIDLASQMADEDRNDIRIEAALAKLYGSEMAWLMTDELVQIRGGRGFETAASLAARGERAVPVEQMLRDMRINRIFEGSTEIMHLLIAREAVDAHLSVAGDLIDPDKSLSDKGKAAAKAGGFYARWLPGLVTGPGQLPGAYGEFHPEGHRDLSPHLRYVERSARKLARSTFYAMSRWQGRMETKQGFLGRIVDIGAELFAMSAACVRAEMLRSRGDHGVEAYQLADAFCRQARIRAEELFGRLWTNTDELDRKVVSGVLSGSYTWLEEGVLDPSGDGPWIADATPGPSTKDNVHRPIR from the coding sequence ATGACCGCATCCTCCGTCAGGCCGGTGTCCGAACGTGAAGCGCGCCAGGTGGCCGAGGCCGCCCGCGAACAGGTATGGCACAAGCCGAGCTTCGCCAAGGAGCTGTTCCTCGGCCGCTTCCGACTCGATCTGATCCATCCGCACCCCTCCCCCGCCCCGGACGACGTGCGGCGCGGCGAGGCGTTCCTCGTCAAGCTCCGCGAGTTCTGCGAGACGCGGATCGACGCCGCGCGCATCGAGCGGGAGTCCCGGATCCCCGACGAGACCGTCAACGGTCTCAAGGAGATCGGCGCCCTCGGCATGAAGATCGACACCAAGTACGGGGGCATGGGCCTCACGCAGGTCTACTACAACAAGGCGCTGGCCCTGGCCGGGTCCGTCAGCCCCGCCGTCGGCGCGCTGCTCTCCGCCCACCAGTCCATCGGTGTGCCGCAGCCGCTCAAACTCTTCGGCACCCAGGAGCAGAAGGACCTGTTCCTGCCGCGCTGCGCGCGCACCGACATCTCGGCGTTCCTGCTCACCGAACCGGACGTGGGCTCCGACCCGGCCCGGCTCGCCACCACCGCGGTCCCGGACGGGGACGACTACATCCTCGACGGCGTCAAGCTGTGGACGACCAACGGTGTGGTCGCCGATCTGCTCGTGGTCATGGCCCGGGTGCCGCGGTCCGAGGGGCACAAGGGCGGGATCACGGCCTTCGTCGTCGAAACGGCGGCCGAAGGCGTCACGGTCGAGAACCGCAACGCCTTCATGGGGCTGCGCGGTCTGGAGAACGGTGTGACCCGCTTCCACCGGGTCCGTGTCCCCGCCATCAGCCGCATCGGTCCCGAGGGCGCCGGGCTCAAGATCGCGCTGACCACGCTCAACACCGGCAGGCTCTCGCTGCCCGCGATGTGCGCGGGCGCCGGGAAGTGGTGTCTGAAGATCGCCCGCGAGTGGTCCGCCGCGCGTGAGCAGTGGGGCAAGCCGATCGCCCGTCACGAGGCCGTCGGCGCCAAGATCTCCTTCATCGCCGCGACCACCTTCGCGCTGGAGGCCGTGATCGACCTGGCCTCCCAGATGGCCGACGAGGACCGCAACGACATCCGGATCGAGGCGGCGCTCGCCAAGCTGTACGGCAGCGAGATGGCCTGGCTGATGACCGATGAACTGGTCCAGATCCGCGGCGGCCGCGGCTTCGAGACCGCGGCCTCGCTCGCCGCCCGCGGCGAACGGGCCGTCCCCGTAGAGCAGATGCTCCGCGATATGCGCATCAACCGGATCTTCGAGGGTTCCACGGAGATCATGCATCTGCTCATCGCCCGCGAGGCCGTCGACGCCCATCTGTCGGTGGCGGGCGACCTCATCGACCCGGACAAGTCCCTGTCGGACAAGGGGAAGGCGGCCGCCAAGGCCGGTGGGTTCTACGCGCGCTGGCTGCCCGGTCTGGTCACCGGGCCCGGCCAACTCCCCGGCGCCTATGGCGAGTTCCACCCCGAGGGGCACCGGGACCTCTCGCCCCATCTGCGCTATGTGGAGCGTTCGGCGCGCAAGTTGGCGCGCTCCACGTTCTACGCCATGTCGCGCTGGCAGGGCCGGATGGAGACCAAGCAGGGCTTCCTCGGCCGGATCGTCGACATCGGCGCGGAGCTGTTCGCCATGAGCGCCGCCTGTGTGCGGGCCGAGATGCTGCGCAGCCGCGGCGACCACGGCGTGGAGGCGTACCAGCTGGCCGACGCCTTCTGCCGGCAGGCCCGGATCCGCGCCGAGGAGCTCTTCGGACGGCTGTGGACCAACACCGACGAGCTCGACCGCAAGGTTGTCTCCGGGGTGCTCTCCGGCTCCTACACCTGGCTGGAGGAGGGCGTCCTCGACCCCAGCGGCGACGGTCCCTGGATCGCCGACGCCACCCCCGGCCCCTCCACGAAGGACAACGTCCACCGCCCCATCCGCTGA